A stretch of Buteo buteo chromosome 9, bButBut1.hap1.1, whole genome shotgun sequence DNA encodes these proteins:
- the PAFAH1B2 gene encoding platelet-activating factor acetylhydrolase IB subunit alpha2 isoform X1 encodes MESRGEPQPPNRMSQGDTNPAAVPHAAEDIQGDDRWMSQHNRFVLDCKDKEPDVLFVGDSMVQLLQQYEIWRELFSPLHALNFGIGGDTTGHVLWRLKNGELENIKPKVIVVWVGTNNHENTAEEVAGGIEAIVRLINSQQPQAKVIVLGLLPRGEKPNPLRQKNAKVNHLLKASLPKLPNVQLLDVDVGFVHSDGTISYHDMFDFLHLTGGGYAKICKPLHELIMQLLEETPEEKRAALA; translated from the exons ATGGAGTCGCGGGGGGAGCCGCAGCCGCC GAACAGAATGAGCCAGGGGGACACCAACCCGGCAGCAGTGCCGCATGCCGCTGAAGATATTCAGGGAGATGACAGGTGGATGTCACAG CACAATAGGTTTGTCTTGGACTGCAAAGACAAGGAGCCCGATGTGCTCTTCGTGGGTGACTCCATGGTGCAGTTACTACAGCAGTATGAG ATATGGCGAGAGCTCTTCTCACCCCTTCATGCACTGAATTTTGGGATTGGCGGAGACACCACAGGACATGTTCTATGGAGACTGAAGAACGGTGAACTGGAGAACATTAAACCGAAG gTCATTGTTGTTTGGGTTGGAACAAATAATcatgaaaacacagcagaagaagtagCAGGTGGCATTGAGGCGATTGTGCGCCTGATAAACAGCCAGCAGCCACAGGCCAAAGTTATTGTACTG GGCCTGCTACCTCGTGGAGAGAAGCCAAACCCGCTGCGGCAGAAGAATGCCAAGGTGAACCATCTGCTAAAAGCCTCGCTCCCCAAACTGCCCAATGTCCAGCTTCTGGATGTGGACGTCGGCTTCGTGCACTCGGACGGCACCATCTCGTACCACGATATGTTTGATTTCCTGCACCTGACAGGAGGGGGCTATGCAAAGATCTGCAAACCCCTCCATGAACTGATCatgcagctgctggaggagaccCCCGAGGAGAAACGAGCTGCCCTGGCCTGA
- the SIDT2 gene encoding SID1 transmembrane family member 2 isoform X2, with product MPGTGAARVLPTWVLPAWVLLALPPSLAQPQPSGRRWVMEKEARFDTTYTDWVGADLINIYAFNHSVRRNRTEGVRVSVNVLSDHKDLPVLFVVRQKEAVVSFQVPLILRGLYQRKYAYQEVSRTLCQPQTKAEVETQHFYVDVSTLSLNASYQLRVTRVENFVLRTNERFSFNATAAQPQYFKYEFPEGLDSVIVKVTSAMAFPCSVISIQDILCPVYDLDNNVAFIGMYQTMTKKAAITVQKKDFPSNSFYVVVVVKTEDEACGGALPYYPLSKNASPDEPVDQHNRQKMLEVTVSPAITSEAYVSSMLFCLGIFLSFYVLTLLIACWESCRQQKRKGLLAAMDSPSLDTGHARSIPDSFLGRAPYDSYGYGSFGNGSSGSTEGVTDSMGSAEVPYGYMGERSLENVAGRPRLDSLSSVEEDDYDTLADIDYDKNVIRTKQYLCVADLARKDKRVLRKKYQIYFWNIATIAVFYALPVIQLVITYQTVVNVTGNQDICYYNFLCAHPLGNLSAFNNILSNLGYVLLGLLFLLIILQREINYNRALMRNDAHALECGIPKHFGLFYAMGTALMMEGLLSACYHVCPNYTNFQFDTSFMYMIAGLCMLKLYQKRHPDINASAYSAYACLALVIFFSVVGVVFGKGNTAFWIVFSVIHIVATLLLSTQLYYMGRWKLDSGILRRILHVLYTDCVRQCSGPMYVDRMVLLVMGNIVNWSLAAYGLIVRPNDFASYLLAIGICNLLLYFAFYIIMKLRSGERIKLIPLLCIVGTSVVWGFALFFFFQGLSTWQKTPAESREHNRDCILLDFFDDHDIWHFLSSIAMFGSFLVLLTLDDDLDCVQRDKIYVF from the exons ATGCCGGGCACCGGGGCGGCCCGGGTGCTGCCGACGTGGGTGCTGCCGGcgtgggtgctgctggccctgccgcccagcctggcccagccccagcccagcggGCGCCGGTGGGTGATGGAGAAGGAGGCCCGCTTCGACACCACCTACACCGACTGGGTGGGCGCCGACCTGATCAACATCTACGCCTTCAACCACAGCGTCCGGCGGAACCGG ACGGAGGGGGTGCGGGTGTCAGTGAACGTCCTCTCCGACCACAAGGATTTGCCCGTCCTCTTCGTGGTGAGGCAGAAGGAGGCCGTGGTCTCCTTCCAGGTGCCGCTCATCCTCCGGGGCCT GTACCAGCGGAAGTACGCGTACCAGGAGGTGAGCCGCACGCTCTGCCAGCCCCAGACCAAGGCGGAGGTGGAGACCCAGCACTTCTACGTTGACGTCTCCACGCTCTCCCTCAACGCCTCCTACCAGCTGCGTGTCACCCGCGTGGAGAACTTCGTGCTGCG GACAAACGAAAGGTTCAGCTTCAACGCCACGGCCGCCCAGCCGCAG tATTTCAAGTACGAGTTCCCCGAGGGATTGGACTCGGTGATCGTGAAGGTGACCTCGGCCATGGCCTTCCCCTGCTCTGTCATTTCCATCCAGGACATCCTG TGCCCCGTCTACGACTTGGACAACAACGTAGCCTTCATCGGGATGTACCAGACCATGACGAAGAAGGCAGCCATCACGGTGCAG AAGAAGGATTTCCCCAGCAACAGTTTCtatgtggtggtggtggtgaagacGGAGGACGAGGCCTGTGGGGGGGCTCTGCCCTACTACCCCCTCTCCAAAAATGCCTCACCAG ATGAACCCGTGGATCAGCACAACCGGCAGAAGATGCTGGAGGTGACGGTGTCGCCTGCCATAACCT CGGAAGCCTATGTCAGCAGCATGCTCTTCTGCCTGGgcatcttcctctccttctaCGTCCTCACGCTGCTCATCGcctgctgggagagctgccG gcagcagaagaggaaggggcTCCTGGCAGCCATGGACTCACCCAGCCTGGACACGG GGCATGCCCGCAGCATCCCTGACTCCTTCCTGGGCCGTGCTCCCTATGACAGCTACGGTTACGGCTCCTTCG GGAACGGTTCCTCCGGCAGCACCGAGGGCGTCACGGACAGCATGGGCTCGGCAGAAGTCCCCTATGGCTACATGG GGGAGCGGTCGCTGGAGAACGTGGCCGGCCGGCCGCGCCTGGACTCGCTCAGCTCCGTTGAGGAGGACGACTACGACACGCTGGCCGACATCGACTACGACAAGAACGTCATCCGCACCAAG CAATACCTCTGTGTGGCCGACCTGGCCCGCAAGGACAAGCGGGTGCTGCGCAAGAAGTACCAGATCTACTTCTG GAACATCGCCACCATCGCTGTCTTCTATGCCCTCCCTGTTATCCAGCTCGTCATCACCTACCAGACG GTGGTGAATGTCACCGGCAACCAGGACATCTGCTACTACAACTTTCTGTGCGCCCACCCGCTGGGGAACCTCAG CGCCTTCAACAACATCCTCAGCAACCTGGGCTACGTCCTGCTGGGCTTGCTCTTCCTGCTCATCATCCTGCAGCGGGAGATCAACTACAACCGGGCGCTCATGCGCAACGACGCCCACGCCCTG GAGTGCGGCATCCCCAAGCACTTCGGGCTCTTCTACGCCATGGGCACCGCCCTGATGATGGAGGGGCTGCTCAGCGCTTGCTACCACGTCTGCCCCAACTACACCAACTTCCAGTTCG ACACCTCCTTCATGTACATGATTGCGGGGCTCTGCATGCTGAAGCTCTACCAGAAGCGTCACCCGGACATCAACGCCAGTGCCTACAGCGCCTACGCCTGCCTGGCCCTCGTCATCTTCTTCTCCGTCGTCGGCGTG GTCTTCGGCAAGGGGAACACGGCCTTCTGGATCGTCTTCTCTGTCATCCACATCGTGGCCACCCTGCTGCTGAGCACCCAGCTCTACTACATGGGGCGCTGGAAGCTGG ACTCGGGCATCCTGCGTAGGATCTTGCACGTGCTGTACACGGACTGCGTCCGGCAGTGCAGCGGGCCCATGTACGTG GATCGAATGGTGCTCTTGGTGATGGGAAACATCGTCAACTGGTCGCT cGCTGCCTACGGCCTCATCGTCCGCCCCAATGACTTCGCTTCCTACCTGCTGGCCATCGGCATCTGCAACCTTCTCCTCTACTTCGCCTTCTACATCATCATGAAG CTCCGCAGTGGCGAGCGCATCAAGCTCATCCCCTTGCTCTGCATCGTCGGCACCTCAGTGGTCTGGGGCTTtgcccttttcttcttcttccaggGGCTCAGCACCTGGCAG AAAACGCCGGCCGAGTCCCGGGAGCACAACCGCGACTGCATCCTGCTAGACTTCTTTGACGACCATGACATTTGGCACTTCCTCTCCTCCATTGCCATGTTCGGCTCCTTCCTG GTGCTGCTGACGCTGGACGATGACCTGGACTGCGTCCAGCGGGACAAGATCTATGTCTTCTAG
- the SIDT2 gene encoding SID1 transmembrane family member 2 isoform X3: MGSAEVPYGYMGERSLENVAGRPRLDSLSSVEEDDYDTLADIDYDKNVIRTKQYLCVADLARKDKRVLRKKYQIYFWNIATIAVFYALPVIQLVITYQTVVNVTGNQDICYYNFLCAHPLGNLSAFNNILSNLGYVLLGLLFLLIILQREINYNRALMRNDAHALECGIPKHFGLFYAMGTALMMEGLLSACYHVCPNYTNFQFDTSFMYMIAGLCMLKLYQKRHPDINASAYSAYACLALVIFFSVVGVVFGKGNTAFWIVFSVIHIVATLLLSTQLYYMGRWKLDSGILRRILHVLYTDCVRQCSGPMYVDRMVLLVMGNIVNWSLAAYGLIVRPNDFASYLLAIGICNLLLYFAFYIIMKLRSGERIKLIPLLCIVGTSVVWGFALFFFFQGLSTWQKTPAESREHNRDCILLDFFDDHDIWHFLSSIAMFGSFLVLLTLDDDLDCVQRDKIYVF, translated from the exons ATGGGCTCGGCAGAAGTCCCCTATGGCTACATGG GGGAGCGGTCGCTGGAGAACGTGGCCGGCCGGCCGCGCCTGGACTCGCTCAGCTCCGTTGAGGAGGACGACTACGACACGCTGGCCGACATCGACTACGACAAGAACGTCATCCGCACCAAG CAATACCTCTGTGTGGCCGACCTGGCCCGCAAGGACAAGCGGGTGCTGCGCAAGAAGTACCAGATCTACTTCTG GAACATCGCCACCATCGCTGTCTTCTATGCCCTCCCTGTTATCCAGCTCGTCATCACCTACCAGACG GTGGTGAATGTCACCGGCAACCAGGACATCTGCTACTACAACTTTCTGTGCGCCCACCCGCTGGGGAACCTCAG CGCCTTCAACAACATCCTCAGCAACCTGGGCTACGTCCTGCTGGGCTTGCTCTTCCTGCTCATCATCCTGCAGCGGGAGATCAACTACAACCGGGCGCTCATGCGCAACGACGCCCACGCCCTG GAGTGCGGCATCCCCAAGCACTTCGGGCTCTTCTACGCCATGGGCACCGCCCTGATGATGGAGGGGCTGCTCAGCGCTTGCTACCACGTCTGCCCCAACTACACCAACTTCCAGTTCG ACACCTCCTTCATGTACATGATTGCGGGGCTCTGCATGCTGAAGCTCTACCAGAAGCGTCACCCGGACATCAACGCCAGTGCCTACAGCGCCTACGCCTGCCTGGCCCTCGTCATCTTCTTCTCCGTCGTCGGCGTG GTCTTCGGCAAGGGGAACACGGCCTTCTGGATCGTCTTCTCTGTCATCCACATCGTGGCCACCCTGCTGCTGAGCACCCAGCTCTACTACATGGGGCGCTGGAAGCTGG ACTCGGGCATCCTGCGTAGGATCTTGCACGTGCTGTACACGGACTGCGTCCGGCAGTGCAGCGGGCCCATGTACGTG GATCGAATGGTGCTCTTGGTGATGGGAAACATCGTCAACTGGTCGCT cGCTGCCTACGGCCTCATCGTCCGCCCCAATGACTTCGCTTCCTACCTGCTGGCCATCGGCATCTGCAACCTTCTCCTCTACTTCGCCTTCTACATCATCATGAAG CTCCGCAGTGGCGAGCGCATCAAGCTCATCCCCTTGCTCTGCATCGTCGGCACCTCAGTGGTCTGGGGCTTtgcccttttcttcttcttccaggGGCTCAGCACCTGGCAG AAAACGCCGGCCGAGTCCCGGGAGCACAACCGCGACTGCATCCTGCTAGACTTCTTTGACGACCATGACATTTGGCACTTCCTCTCCTCCATTGCCATGTTCGGCTCCTTCCTG GTGCTGCTGACGCTGGACGATGACCTGGACTGCGTCCAGCGGGACAAGATCTATGTCTTCTAG
- the PAFAH1B2 gene encoding platelet-activating factor acetylhydrolase IB subunit alpha2 isoform X2, translating to MSQGDTNPAAVPHAAEDIQGDDRWMSQHNRFVLDCKDKEPDVLFVGDSMVQLLQQYEIWRELFSPLHALNFGIGGDTTGHVLWRLKNGELENIKPKVIVVWVGTNNHENTAEEVAGGIEAIVRLINSQQPQAKVIVLGLLPRGEKPNPLRQKNAKVNHLLKASLPKLPNVQLLDVDVGFVHSDGTISYHDMFDFLHLTGGGYAKICKPLHELIMQLLEETPEEKRAALA from the exons ATGAGCCAGGGGGACACCAACCCGGCAGCAGTGCCGCATGCCGCTGAAGATATTCAGGGAGATGACAGGTGGATGTCACAG CACAATAGGTTTGTCTTGGACTGCAAAGACAAGGAGCCCGATGTGCTCTTCGTGGGTGACTCCATGGTGCAGTTACTACAGCAGTATGAG ATATGGCGAGAGCTCTTCTCACCCCTTCATGCACTGAATTTTGGGATTGGCGGAGACACCACAGGACATGTTCTATGGAGACTGAAGAACGGTGAACTGGAGAACATTAAACCGAAG gTCATTGTTGTTTGGGTTGGAACAAATAATcatgaaaacacagcagaagaagtagCAGGTGGCATTGAGGCGATTGTGCGCCTGATAAACAGCCAGCAGCCACAGGCCAAAGTTATTGTACTG GGCCTGCTACCTCGTGGAGAGAAGCCAAACCCGCTGCGGCAGAAGAATGCCAAGGTGAACCATCTGCTAAAAGCCTCGCTCCCCAAACTGCCCAATGTCCAGCTTCTGGATGTGGACGTCGGCTTCGTGCACTCGGACGGCACCATCTCGTACCACGATATGTTTGATTTCCTGCACCTGACAGGAGGGGGCTATGCAAAGATCTGCAAACCCCTCCATGAACTGATCatgcagctgctggaggagaccCCCGAGGAGAAACGAGCTGCCCTGGCCTGA
- the SIDT2 gene encoding SID1 transmembrane family member 2 isoform X1 — translation MPGTGAARVLPTWVLPAWVLLALPPSLAQPQPSGRRWVMEKEARFDTTYTDWVGADLINIYAFNHSVRRNRTEGVRVSVNVLSDHKDLPVLFVVRQKEAVVSFQVPLILRGLYQRKYAYQEVSRTLCQPQTKAEVETQHFYVDVSTLSLNASYQLRVTRVENFVLRTNERFSFNATAAQPQYFKYEFPEGLDSVIVKVTSAMAFPCSVISIQDILCPVYDLDNNVAFIGMYQTMTKKAAITVQKKDFPSNSFYVVVVVKTEDEACGGALPYYPLSKNASPDEPVDQHNRQKMLEVTVSPAITSEAYVSSMLFCLGIFLSFYVLTLLIACWESCRQQKRKGLLAAMDSPSLDTGHARSIPDSFLGRAPYDSYGYGSFGECRAPSLASPPVGGRPCHPPHLAVLAGNGSSGSTEGVTDSMGSAEVPYGYMGERSLENVAGRPRLDSLSSVEEDDYDTLADIDYDKNVIRTKQYLCVADLARKDKRVLRKKYQIYFWNIATIAVFYALPVIQLVITYQTVVNVTGNQDICYYNFLCAHPLGNLSAFNNILSNLGYVLLGLLFLLIILQREINYNRALMRNDAHALECGIPKHFGLFYAMGTALMMEGLLSACYHVCPNYTNFQFDTSFMYMIAGLCMLKLYQKRHPDINASAYSAYACLALVIFFSVVGVVFGKGNTAFWIVFSVIHIVATLLLSTQLYYMGRWKLDSGILRRILHVLYTDCVRQCSGPMYVDRMVLLVMGNIVNWSLAAYGLIVRPNDFASYLLAIGICNLLLYFAFYIIMKLRSGERIKLIPLLCIVGTSVVWGFALFFFFQGLSTWQKTPAESREHNRDCILLDFFDDHDIWHFLSSIAMFGSFLVLLTLDDDLDCVQRDKIYVF, via the exons ATGCCGGGCACCGGGGCGGCCCGGGTGCTGCCGACGTGGGTGCTGCCGGcgtgggtgctgctggccctgccgcccagcctggcccagccccagcccagcggGCGCCGGTGGGTGATGGAGAAGGAGGCCCGCTTCGACACCACCTACACCGACTGGGTGGGCGCCGACCTGATCAACATCTACGCCTTCAACCACAGCGTCCGGCGGAACCGG ACGGAGGGGGTGCGGGTGTCAGTGAACGTCCTCTCCGACCACAAGGATTTGCCCGTCCTCTTCGTGGTGAGGCAGAAGGAGGCCGTGGTCTCCTTCCAGGTGCCGCTCATCCTCCGGGGCCT GTACCAGCGGAAGTACGCGTACCAGGAGGTGAGCCGCACGCTCTGCCAGCCCCAGACCAAGGCGGAGGTGGAGACCCAGCACTTCTACGTTGACGTCTCCACGCTCTCCCTCAACGCCTCCTACCAGCTGCGTGTCACCCGCGTGGAGAACTTCGTGCTGCG GACAAACGAAAGGTTCAGCTTCAACGCCACGGCCGCCCAGCCGCAG tATTTCAAGTACGAGTTCCCCGAGGGATTGGACTCGGTGATCGTGAAGGTGACCTCGGCCATGGCCTTCCCCTGCTCTGTCATTTCCATCCAGGACATCCTG TGCCCCGTCTACGACTTGGACAACAACGTAGCCTTCATCGGGATGTACCAGACCATGACGAAGAAGGCAGCCATCACGGTGCAG AAGAAGGATTTCCCCAGCAACAGTTTCtatgtggtggtggtggtgaagacGGAGGACGAGGCCTGTGGGGGGGCTCTGCCCTACTACCCCCTCTCCAAAAATGCCTCACCAG ATGAACCCGTGGATCAGCACAACCGGCAGAAGATGCTGGAGGTGACGGTGTCGCCTGCCATAACCT CGGAAGCCTATGTCAGCAGCATGCTCTTCTGCCTGGgcatcttcctctccttctaCGTCCTCACGCTGCTCATCGcctgctgggagagctgccG gcagcagaagaggaaggggcTCCTGGCAGCCATGGACTCACCCAGCCTGGACACGG GGCATGCCCGCAGCATCCCTGACTCCTTCCTGGGCCGTGCTCCCTATGACAGCTACGGTTACGGCTCCTTCGGTGAGTGCCGCGCGCCATCCCTCGCGTCCCCGCCTGTCGGCGGGCGGCCGTGCCACCCACCCCATCTGGCCGTCCTTGCAGGGAACGGTTCCTCCGGCAGCACCGAGGGCGTCACGGACAGCATGGGCTCGGCAGAAGTCCCCTATGGCTACATGG GGGAGCGGTCGCTGGAGAACGTGGCCGGCCGGCCGCGCCTGGACTCGCTCAGCTCCGTTGAGGAGGACGACTACGACACGCTGGCCGACATCGACTACGACAAGAACGTCATCCGCACCAAG CAATACCTCTGTGTGGCCGACCTGGCCCGCAAGGACAAGCGGGTGCTGCGCAAGAAGTACCAGATCTACTTCTG GAACATCGCCACCATCGCTGTCTTCTATGCCCTCCCTGTTATCCAGCTCGTCATCACCTACCAGACG GTGGTGAATGTCACCGGCAACCAGGACATCTGCTACTACAACTTTCTGTGCGCCCACCCGCTGGGGAACCTCAG CGCCTTCAACAACATCCTCAGCAACCTGGGCTACGTCCTGCTGGGCTTGCTCTTCCTGCTCATCATCCTGCAGCGGGAGATCAACTACAACCGGGCGCTCATGCGCAACGACGCCCACGCCCTG GAGTGCGGCATCCCCAAGCACTTCGGGCTCTTCTACGCCATGGGCACCGCCCTGATGATGGAGGGGCTGCTCAGCGCTTGCTACCACGTCTGCCCCAACTACACCAACTTCCAGTTCG ACACCTCCTTCATGTACATGATTGCGGGGCTCTGCATGCTGAAGCTCTACCAGAAGCGTCACCCGGACATCAACGCCAGTGCCTACAGCGCCTACGCCTGCCTGGCCCTCGTCATCTTCTTCTCCGTCGTCGGCGTG GTCTTCGGCAAGGGGAACACGGCCTTCTGGATCGTCTTCTCTGTCATCCACATCGTGGCCACCCTGCTGCTGAGCACCCAGCTCTACTACATGGGGCGCTGGAAGCTGG ACTCGGGCATCCTGCGTAGGATCTTGCACGTGCTGTACACGGACTGCGTCCGGCAGTGCAGCGGGCCCATGTACGTG GATCGAATGGTGCTCTTGGTGATGGGAAACATCGTCAACTGGTCGCT cGCTGCCTACGGCCTCATCGTCCGCCCCAATGACTTCGCTTCCTACCTGCTGGCCATCGGCATCTGCAACCTTCTCCTCTACTTCGCCTTCTACATCATCATGAAG CTCCGCAGTGGCGAGCGCATCAAGCTCATCCCCTTGCTCTGCATCGTCGGCACCTCAGTGGTCTGGGGCTTtgcccttttcttcttcttccaggGGCTCAGCACCTGGCAG AAAACGCCGGCCGAGTCCCGGGAGCACAACCGCGACTGCATCCTGCTAGACTTCTTTGACGACCATGACATTTGGCACTTCCTCTCCTCCATTGCCATGTTCGGCTCCTTCCTG GTGCTGCTGACGCTGGACGATGACCTGGACTGCGTCCAGCGGGACAAGATCTATGTCTTCTAG